Sequence from the Synergistota bacterium genome:
AATTCTCGTTTGAGACTCGCCATCCAATGGGCGAGAGAGGTTAACATGCCCTCTGAGAACATAAAAAGAGCTATTCAGCGCGGGACCGGAGAAATACCAGGAGCGTCGTATGAAGAAGTTAGCTATGAAGGATATGGTCCTGGAGGAGTTGCTGTTTTAGTTGAGGCGATGACGGATAACAGAAATAGAACTACCGCTGAGATAAGGCATATATTCAGCAAATATGGAGGGAATCTTGGTGAAGCTGGATGTGTAAGCTGGGTTTTCGAAAGAAAAGGCGTTCTCACCTTTGAGGGAGTTGATGAGGATCAGGTAATGGAGATAGCAATAGAAGCTGGGGCTGAAGATGTTAAAGTCAATGACGATGGTACCGTTGAAGTTTTAACCGACCCAAAGGATTTTATGGGAGTAAGAGAGGCTTTTGAAAAGGCTAATCTTAGACCGCTAAGGGCTGAGGTAACGATGCTTCCTAAAAGCACCACACGTCTTGAGGGGGATGAGGCAGTGAGGATGCTTAAACTTATGGAAGCACTTGAGGATCACGATGACGTTCAGCATGTATATGCTAATTTTGACATACCCGATGAGATAATTGAGAGAATGGGCGTAGCAGCGTGATAGTTTTGGGAATTGATCCGGGCTTAAGGGAGCTTGGCTATGCTTTTCTGGAGAAAGGCCCCACGCTTCTAAAAACCGGTACTATATATACCTCCTCGGAGCTTCCTAAGGGAGACAGGCTCAAGCTTATATATGACAGGCTGAGCGACGAAATAGAGAGGTTTAAGCCTGAGCTCCTATGTATTGAAAGTGTTTTCTTTGCAAGAAACGCTAAAAGCGCGATGCAAATAGGCGAAGTAAGAGGTGTTATTTTGCTTTTATGTGCTCAGAGAGGCATCGATGTTAAGGAAATGACCCCTCTCGAGCTGAAAAAGGCTATCACCAGCTGGGGTGGAGCTTCTAAGGAGGGGCTAAGCTTAGTTTTAAGAAGAATATATGGTTTTTCACCCTCTACTTCTCACGAGGCAGATGCCATAGCCCTCGCTCTGTGCGGATTGATCCTTTTAAAGAGGCACTTAAGATGTTTGAGTATTTAAGGGGAAAAGCTGTAGAGAAAAAGGATAATCTTATTTTGTTAGATGTAGGCGGTCTCGGATTCAGGATCTTTGTACCTGAGCGGGATTCCTCCTCCGTGGCGATAGGAGAAGAGGCGGTTTTTTACGTTTATCTGAATTATAAATCGGATAAGCTTGAGCTTTTTGGCTTCCTGAATAGAGAAGATAGAGATCTTTTTGAGAGACTTCTTAGCGTGGCAAAGATAGGAACGAGGGTTTCTTTCGAGATACTTAATAGGCTTTCCGCTAAGGAGTTCTTTAGGATTTTGGAAAGGGACGATGTTTCAGCTCTTTCCTCGATACCAAGGGTTGGAGAGAAAAGGGCTAAAAGAGTAGTTTTTGAGCTTAAAGGGGAGTTACTCAGAAATAGAGGATCATTTGCAGATGTAAGAGAGGCGCTTTTAAACCTTGGATATAATGATCGAGAAGTTAGTTTCGCTATTTCCAAGCTTCTTGAAACTGGAATTGAATCTGAAAATGTGGAAGAGCTTATTAAAAAAGCGTTGATTATTTTAAGAGGAGATGTTTAAAGTGGTGGAAAAAGCGTGGGAAAGACCCTTAAGGCCCAGGACTCTAAGCGATTTTATAGGTCAGGAGAATCTTAAAAAAAAGCTCTATTTGTTGATAGAAGCTTCTAAGAGGAGGGGGGATGTTCCAGATCACATACTTTTTTATGGTCCACCCGGTTTAGGCAAGACCACGCTGGCGAGCATCATAGCTTATGAGCTGCTTTCGCCGTTCATCCAAATTAGCGGACCTTCCATTACTCGTGCTGGGGATCTTGCCTCAATTCTTAGCGGGCTTGAAAGGGGGAGCGTGCTTTTTATAGATGAGATTCACAGGATACCTCGCTCATGTGAGGAAATGCTTTACTCTGCCATGGAGGATTTCAGAATAGATGTAGTGATAGGTAAGGGGATTATGGCGAGAACCGTGAGAATAGATCTACCTTCGTTCACTCTCATTGGTGCTACAACGAGGCTTGGCCTTCTTACTGGCGCTTTGAGGAGCAGATTCGGAGTTATAGAAAAAGTCGACTTTTATCCTATGGAGGAACTTTCAAAAATAGCAATGCGTTCAGCTACGATACTTGGTGTGGAGCTTGCCGAAGAAGCCGCTAAGGAGATAGCTTTTAGAGGAAGGGGAACGCCTCGAGTAGTTAACAGGCTTCTTAAAAGGATTAGAGATTACGCCGAGGTAAAAGGAAAATCTTGTATAGATAGAGAATTAGCTCTTGAAGCTCTTAGATTTTATGAGGTAGATGATTATGGTCTGGATGCCTCGGATCGGAGACTTCTTTCTACTATTATAGAAAAGTTTGGAGGAGGACCTGTAGGTATAGAAACGCTTGCCGCTGCTTTAAACGAGGAGCCGGAGACCATATCGGAGGTTCATGAACCCTATCTCCTGAGAATGGGATTTCTGGAGCGGACTAGAAGGGGGCGTGTGGCAACCCAAAGGGCTTATGAGCTATGGAAAAGGAGGGGTTGCGATGGAATCCTTAGGTAAAACCTTGATACTGTTTGGAGTTATAATTGCCGTTGTTGGTCTGTTTCTAACATTCGCTCCTAAGATACCTTTTCTTGGGCGGCTTCCAGGAGATATATATGTTGAAAGAAAAGGAATGGTATTTTATTTCCCCATAGTTACGAGTATTATAATTAGCCTGATTTTAACAGTTGTTTTAAATATCCTCTTAAGGAGGTGAGTGAGGTTTTTCGATTACGATCTTCCAGAGGAGCTTATAGCTCAGGAACCTGCTAATCCGCGTGATTCGTCGAGGTTAATGGTTTTAAGAAGGGATGACTCTCTGATAGAGCATGCGAGGTTTTATATGCTTCCTCGATTCCTTAAGGAAGGAGACCTTCTTGTTTTTAACAAAAGCAGGGTAATAAAGGCTCGCCTTCCCGGAATAAAAAGAAATGGAGGAGCAAAGATTGAGATTCTGCTTATAAGGAGGCTTGAGGATGATCTGTGGGAAGTCATGGCTAAGCCCGCTAAGCGCCTTAAAGTTGGTGTTGAAATCGAGTTTGGGAATAAAGGTGAATTAAGCTGTGTGGTTGAAGGGGTTCTTGAGGGGGGCTTCAGAAGAGTTAGGTTCTCATATGAAGGTAATGATTTTATGAGCTTGCTCGAGAAGCTTGGGGATGTCCCCACACCTCCATATATAAAGAAAAAAGTGAAAGATCCAAAGCTTTATCAAACGGTGTATGCTCATGTTTCTGGATCTGTTGCTGCGCCCACCGCGGGGTTCCACTTTACTGAAAGGCTTTTGAATAAGCTTAAAGCGCGGGGAATAAGGCTGGCTTTTTTAGTGCTTCATGTAGGTGCGGCAACATTTTTGCCCGTAAGAGGGGATATAAGGAAACACAGGGTTCCACCGGAATATTACGAGGTTTCTGAAGAATGTGCCCATGAGGTTAATAGTGCTTTAAGTGAGGGAAGAAGGGTGATTGCCGTTGGTACTACCACTACGAGAGTGCTTGAAGGAATAGCCGATGCAGATGGCTTTATATCTCCAGGAAGCGGGTGGACGGATTTGTTTATCCTTCCAGGGTATAGGTTCAAAGTGGTGAAAGCTCTCATAACGAATTTTCATCTTCCAAGGACCACTCTGTTAGCTCTCGTTTCAGCTTTTGCGGGAGAGGCGTTTTTGAAGAAGGCATATGAAATAGCCTTAAGGGAAAGGTATCGCCTTTATAGCTTTGGCGATGCTATGCTCCTTCTTTGAGCGAAGAAAGGAGGTGTTTTAAAGTGGGACTTGCCTTGGGGGCTTTAGTTCCACATCCTCCCATTATAGTTCCGGAAGTGGGAGGACCACACCTTTCCCAAGTTAAGAGAACGGTGGATTCTATGAAGAAGCTTGCACGCAGGATAAAGGATCTAAACCCTTCAAGATTGATAATCATAACTCCTCACAATGTAGTTCTCGAGGATGCTGTGGGCGTTCTCGTTTCCGATATATATCGAGGAAGTCTTAGGCAGTTTGGAGGTCCTACCGATTTCTCGTACCCAGGGGATAAAGAGTTTGCTTATTTTCTCCTTGAGAAGGCAAAGGAATCAGATATACCGTTGAGAGCAGTAAGAAGCCATCGTCTTGATCATGCCACTCTTGTTCCTCTGTATTACATATTTGGTTTAACATCTGACGTTCCTATAATCGTTTTAACCATTGCTTTTCTTTCTCCAAGAGAGCTTTATGAGATTGGTAGATTTATCAATGGAATAGTGGAGTGCGATCCCTCTTCTACGGTTTTAATTGCAAGTGGAGATCTTTCTCATAGACTTACTTATGATGCACCTGCAGGGTATTCTCCTCGTGGAAAGGAATTCGATAAAGAGATAGTTCGTATAATTGAAGAATTCGATGCTGAAGCGCTTCTTAAGATGGATCCGTATTTCCTTGAAGAGGCTGGAGAGTGTGGATACAGGTCTCTTGTCATGCTCTTCGGAGCTCTCGACGAATGGAAGGTTAGAACGGAGGTGCTTTCGTATGAAGGTCCTTTTGGGGTTGGCTATTGTGTTGCGATGTTTCAACCTCTTGAGAGGTTGTCTAAGAAGGAGCATCCATTAGTTAGACTTGCTCGAGATGCCGTTGAAGCTTATGTCAGGTGTGGAAAGATTATTT
This genomic interval carries:
- the ruvA gene encoding Holliday junction branch migration protein RuvA; the protein is MFEYLRGKAVEKKDNLILLDVGGLGFRIFVPERDSSSVAIGEEAVFYVYLNYKSDKLELFGFLNREDRDLFERLLSVAKIGTRVSFEILNRLSAKEFFRILERDDVSALSSIPRVGEKRAKRVVFELKGELLRNRGSFADVREALLNLGYNDREVSFAISKLLETGIESENVEELIKKALIILRGDV
- the ruvB gene encoding Holliday junction branch migration DNA helicase RuvB, whose translation is MFKVVEKAWERPLRPRTLSDFIGQENLKKKLYLLIEASKRRGDVPDHILFYGPPGLGKTTLASIIAYELLSPFIQISGPSITRAGDLASILSGLERGSVLFIDEIHRIPRSCEEMLYSAMEDFRIDVVIGKGIMARTVRIDLPSFTLIGATTRLGLLTGALRSRFGVIEKVDFYPMEELSKIAMRSATILGVELAEEAAKEIAFRGRGTPRVVNRLLKRIRDYAEVKGKSCIDRELALEALRFYEVDDYGLDASDRRLLSTIIEKFGGGPVGIETLAAALNEEPETISEVHEPYLLRMGFLERTRRGRVATQRAYELWKRRGCDGILR
- a CDS encoding YebC/PmpR family DNA-binding transcriptional regulator, producing the protein MAGHSKWANIRHRKAQVDAKKGKIFAKVIRAIITAAREGGGDPDKNSRLRLAIQWAREVNMPSENIKRAIQRGTGEIPGASYEEVSYEGYGPGGVAVLVEAMTDNRNRTTAEIRHIFSKYGGNLGEAGCVSWVFERKGVLTFEGVDEDQVMEIAIEAGAEDVKVNDDGTVEVLTDPKDFMGVREAFEKANLRPLRAEVTMLPKSTTRLEGDEAVRMLKLMEALEDHDDVQHVYANFDIPDEIIERMGVAA
- a CDS encoding DUF2905 domain-containing protein; the encoded protein is MESLGKTLILFGVIIAVVGLFLTFAPKIPFLGRLPGDIYVERKGMVFYFPIVTSIIISLILTVVLNILLRR
- the queA gene encoding tRNA preQ1(34) S-adenosylmethionine ribosyltransferase-isomerase QueA produces the protein MRFFDYDLPEELIAQEPANPRDSSRLMVLRRDDSLIEHARFYMLPRFLKEGDLLVFNKSRVIKARLPGIKRNGGAKIEILLIRRLEDDLWEVMAKPAKRLKVGVEIEFGNKGELSCVVEGVLEGGFRRVRFSYEGNDFMSLLEKLGDVPTPPYIKKKVKDPKLYQTVYAHVSGSVAAPTAGFHFTERLLNKLKARGIRLAFLVLHVGAATFLPVRGDIRKHRVPPEYYEVSEECAHEVNSALSEGRRVIAVGTTTTRVLEGIADADGFISPGSGWTDLFILPGYRFKVVKALITNFHLPRTTLLALVSAFAGEAFLKKAYEIALRERYRLYSFGDAMLLL
- a CDS encoding crossover junction endodeoxyribonuclease RuvC is translated as MIVLGIDPGLRELGYAFLEKGPTLLKTGTIYTSSELPKGDRLKLIYDRLSDEIERFKPELLCIESVFFARNAKSAMQIGEVRGVILLLCAQRGIDVKEMTPLELKKAITSWGGASKEGLSLVLRRIYGFSPSTSHEADAIALALCGLILLKRHLRCLSI
- the amrA gene encoding AmmeMemoRadiSam system protein A, which encodes MGLALGALVPHPPIIVPEVGGPHLSQVKRTVDSMKKLARRIKDLNPSRLIIITPHNVVLEDAVGVLVSDIYRGSLRQFGGPTDFSYPGDKEFAYFLLEKAKESDIPLRAVRSHRLDHATLVPLYYIFGLTSDVPIIVLTIAFLSPRELYEIGRFINGIVECDPSSTVLIASGDLSHRLTYDAPAGYSPRGKEFDKEIVRIIEEFDAEALLKMDPYFLEEAGECGYRSLVMLFGALDEWKVRTEVLSYEGPFGVGYCVAMFQPLERLSKKEHPLVRLARDAVEAYVRCGKIISPPSELTPEMRERAGVFVSLKKRGRLRGCIGTFLPACENVAEEVIRNAIAACSEDPRFEPVREEELPLLEYSVDILSEPEPVSDIGELDPKIYGVIVEAPDGRRGLLLPDLEGVDSVEEQISIASRKAGIFPGEPIKIYRFRVRRYR